One genomic window of Corynebacterium pseudotuberculosis includes the following:
- a CDS encoding VaFE repeat-containing surface-anchored protein, with protein sequence MRSKPFKKVVALLTGIDIAFSANTSVQAEEVGPDYLGYLDEAAAVKEPFGDGRYQNHSTVPPLVVKATDGGEEELAYCFNITKPYPVFKDSFPSDTSDVFNRGIGLRYKGNYGVSLQSFASRWRGEGADAGVLKAVYNGHSHNAAGLKESLGLTEEEFRYATQLAVWYWTDSDSGSKYLIGAGPNSNKIGQAVKILTGQDKSSVQLKEVDPNLVTLVIYKPYSLEGEFASYQNLLSVKFVSPKTGDSVNPEDPTKPEPKEPEKPKEPEAPQKEIEPKTPEEPTLKTSATDQSDNDKLISATGGKVVDKVTYTGLKEGEKYLVEGELMDKETSESTGIKAEATFTASGANGTVDVIFDIDAAQSGKTLVAFEKLYKAEDKGTVVASHEDINDKAQTVVVEKDVPVENEDLFTPEVPDDSSFNWKYLIPFAFIPVVGALIWGSSQGSSSAAAQTNPAYAAPVAPAPATVTTTPAPKPAPAAATPVKKQLAATGANVLWTLLVALVLVAAGVFLVRMRRNN encoded by the coding sequence ATGAGAAGTAAGCCCTTTAAAAAAGTAGTTGCCTTGCTCACTGGTATCGATATTGCATTTAGCGCTAATACGAGTGTTCAGGCTGAGGAAGTTGGCCCGGATTATCTTGGCTATCTCGATGAAGCCGCGGCTGTGAAAGAGCCTTTTGGTGATGGTCGTTATCAGAATCACTCGACTGTTCCGCCACTGGTGGTAAAAGCGACAGACGGTGGGGAAGAAGAGCTAGCTTATTGCTTTAATATAACTAAGCCATACCCTGTATTTAAGGATTCTTTCCCGTCTGACACGAGCGACGTGTTCAACAGGGGCATTGGTCTCCGTTATAAGGGTAATTACGGTGTGTCGCTTCAAAGTTTCGCTTCCAGATGGCGTGGGGAGGGGGCGGATGCTGGTGTACTTAAGGCTGTTTATAACGGACACAGTCATAATGCGGCAGGTTTGAAAGAATCACTCGGTCTGACTGAAGAGGAATTCCGATACGCGACTCAGCTTGCTGTGTGGTACTGGACGGATAGTGACTCCGGAAGTAAATACCTTATTGGGGCCGGACCAAACTCTAATAAAATTGGGCAGGCTGTAAAAATTCTCACCGGTCAGGATAAGTCCTCGGTTCAGCTAAAAGAAGTTGACCCGAATCTGGTGACGCTGGTGATTTACAAGCCCTATAGTCTGGAGGGTGAGTTTGCTAGCTACCAGAATCTTTTGAGTGTTAAGTTTGTGAGCCCCAAGACGGGCGACTCTGTTAATCCTGAAGACCCGACTAAGCCGGAGCCGAAAGAGCCTGAGAAGCCCAAGGAACCCGAGGCACCTCAAAAAGAGATTGAGCCTAAAACTCCGGAAGAGCCGACACTGAAGACCTCTGCAACTGATCAGTCTGATAATGACAAACTGATCTCTGCGACTGGCGGAAAAGTTGTGGACAAGGTTACCTACACTGGCCTCAAGGAAGGCGAGAAGTACCTTGTTGAGGGCGAGCTTATGGACAAAGAAACAAGTGAATCTACTGGAATCAAAGCAGAAGCTACGTTCACTGCTTCTGGTGCTAATGGAACAGTAGATGTAATTTTTGATATCGATGCTGCTCAATCTGGCAAGACTCTGGTGGCTTTTGAAAAGCTCTATAAAGCAGAAGATAAAGGCACTGTTGTGGCTAGCCATGAAGATATTAACGATAAGGCACAGACTGTAGTAGTTGAAAAAGATGTCCCTGTTGAAAACGAGGATCTTTTCACTCCAGAGGTTCCGGACGATTCTTCTTTCAACTGGAAGTATCTGATTCCTTTCGCTTTTATTCCTGTTGTTGGTGCTTTGATCTGGGGATCTTCGCAAGGTAGTAGCTCGGCTGCAGCTCAGACAAACCCTGCATATGCTGCTCCTGTCGCTCCGGCACCAGCTACTGTTACTACTACGCCGGCACCAAAGCCTGCTCCTGCAGCGGCGACGCCGGTGAAGAAGCAGCTGGCTGCAACTGGTGCAAATGTTCTTTGGACATTGTTGGTGGCGCTGGTGTTGGTTGCTGCTGGTGTGTTCCTTGTACGGATGCGTCGCAATAACTAG
- a CDS encoding SdrD B-like domain-containing protein, translated as MNEVSPFNQPATKRLGRIVSAVVTATSVTFSGFLVPTASAEAASAYSDNIGRNEIGPEPLEKLKPEIVGGEQSVSVGDSVTYKYTVKTGFPQDPNNVTAQRWVRLVITQDPKVPFTEEPAAGKFGIPAGAVVTKTGVNEWTVVLGAEYEAWQHDATQAAESHNNGLFKVNNNMHALWNADAALRASAWNPPAELTIAIPAKVNNADTAPSTGSLTVTSGRLADVALKDDLATATFVSNDGQGSCTWDSVYETKLLKEDIGYWVENVVISSNPESVNDYRLLPMAYQDMGRYRPTLTSGKVFVGDKLIGEVKPVTTGDRNASGYPIGELVITENVPPFTSKEWLNPKETVRVNYRFTNPCGSKVTAESVKNPSGLVPATDPSATGPGLRLEPDYTYVQASGVYVGLIRPPEDASATAQFVFNQDVVSLGDYVWFDRNADGKQGDATTEPGVAGVQVSLLDENGKAFNKPGTSEPYTVITDESGKYLFEKLPKGKYKVQFDASKVPADKLPAGVPSFSDFTTKNADNGQNNGTDSDVTPGSLISTTDVVDLQQDRTDIDAGLIAKTRFSVSKVLDGTDAGNHIGTTARELQDGKLIVDHKITVKNETPGMPGKAPQVLDQPLSVPGFEVESLTVDGKPAQKEEKGYLVSAEKDFTADQERQEYSVKVTYRRTADNAATGALTKAEAEAIGECSDQSDTTKGIVNKVYLGNENNEADTDAEKEKNN; from the coding sequence TTGAATGAAGTAAGCCCTTTTAACCAGCCTGCCACTAAACGTCTTGGACGCATAGTTTCTGCAGTTGTTACAGCAACAAGCGTCACCTTTAGCGGCTTTCTTGTTCCTACTGCTTCCGCCGAAGCTGCTAGCGCATATTCCGATAATATTGGGCGCAATGAAATTGGCCCTGAACCCCTGGAAAAACTAAAGCCTGAAATTGTAGGCGGCGAACAATCGGTGTCTGTGGGGGACTCTGTAACCTACAAATACACTGTAAAAACCGGTTTCCCACAAGATCCGAACAACGTGACCGCACAGCGATGGGTCCGTTTGGTGATTACACAGGATCCGAAGGTGCCTTTTACTGAGGAACCAGCAGCTGGGAAGTTTGGTATTCCTGCTGGCGCTGTGGTTACTAAAACAGGCGTCAATGAGTGGACTGTTGTGCTGGGGGCTGAGTATGAAGCGTGGCAACATGACGCTACGCAAGCAGCGGAAAGCCATAATAACGGGCTGTTTAAAGTAAACAACAACATGCATGCGCTTTGGAATGCTGATGCTGCCCTTCGAGCTTCTGCGTGGAACCCGCCTGCTGAGCTTACGATTGCAATTCCTGCAAAAGTGAATAATGCAGATACTGCCCCCTCTACCGGTTCTCTCACAGTCACATCGGGTCGCCTCGCTGACGTTGCATTAAAAGATGATCTGGCTACTGCAACCTTTGTCTCCAATGATGGGCAAGGTTCTTGTACATGGGATTCTGTTTATGAAACTAAACTTCTCAAAGAGGACATTGGCTATTGGGTTGAGAATGTCGTAATTTCTTCCAACCCTGAGTCGGTCAACGATTATCGGTTACTCCCAATGGCGTATCAAGATATGGGGCGTTATCGTCCGACCCTTACTTCTGGCAAAGTCTTTGTTGGCGATAAATTAATCGGAGAGGTCAAGCCGGTGACTACCGGAGACCGTAACGCATCAGGTTATCCGATTGGTGAATTGGTTATTACAGAAAATGTTCCGCCTTTTACCTCGAAGGAATGGTTAAACCCTAAAGAAACAGTGCGTGTGAACTATAGGTTCACTAATCCCTGTGGTTCAAAGGTTACGGCTGAGAGCGTTAAAAATCCTTCAGGTCTTGTTCCTGCAACTGATCCTTCTGCCACCGGACCGGGGCTTCGTCTTGAACCTGATTACACATATGTTCAAGCCTCCGGCGTGTATGTCGGACTCATCCGTCCTCCGGAGGATGCTTCGGCCACTGCGCAGTTTGTATTTAATCAGGATGTAGTTTCTCTCGGCGACTACGTATGGTTTGACCGCAATGCCGATGGCAAACAAGGAGACGCAACAACCGAACCTGGCGTCGCTGGTGTACAGGTTTCTTTGCTCGATGAAAACGGCAAGGCCTTTAATAAGCCTGGTACAAGCGAGCCTTACACGGTCATTACGGATGAGTCCGGTAAGTATCTCTTTGAAAAACTCCCCAAGGGCAAATACAAGGTGCAGTTTGATGCATCAAAGGTGCCTGCAGATAAACTTCCGGCGGGAGTTCCAAGTTTCTCGGACTTCACTACCAAGAATGCAGATAATGGCCAAAATAATGGCACGGATTCTGATGTCACTCCAGGGTCGTTAATTTCAACTACGGATGTTGTGGACCTGCAGCAAGACCGTACAGATATTGATGCCGGTTTGATCGCAAAGACTCGGTTCTCTGTATCTAAGGTTCTTGATGGCACTGATGCTGGTAACCACATTGGGACGACCGCACGTGAACTTCAGGATGGAAAACTCATTGTCGATCACAAGATCACGGTAAAAAATGAGACTCCTGGCATGCCAGGAAAAGCACCTCAAGTACTGGATCAGCCCCTGAGTGTTCCCGGATTTGAAGTCGAATCTCTTACTGTTGATGGAAAACCAGCGCAGAAAGAGGAAAAGGGCTATCTGGTTTCTGCTGAAAAAGACTTCACCGCAGATCAAGAACGTCAAGAATATAGCGTAAAGGTCACTTATCGGCGCACTGCAGATAACGCAGCCACCGGTGCTTTAACCAAGGCAGAGGCCGAGGCTATTGGCGAGTGCTCGGATCAGAGCGATACAACAAAGGGAATAGTGAACAAGGTTTACCTTGGGAACGAAAACAATGAGGCCGACACAGACGCGGAAAAAGAGAAGAACAACTAG
- a CDS encoding DMT family transporter has product MYSTLLAMGFALASALTIAWGTVVRHRIAEEAPAEGSPFLQAIRRPAWWLGIFTALSGYGLQIAALGFGTLLVVQPILVLSLMFTLPLSAHYDGRRMAFDEITWAGLLTVSVAVLVLLGNPSAGDPQPPLGHWLPALGIGFLVLFALERYAQKQIRNEKALLLGIVTGGIYGYVAVLSKATVDVLTHGGFFALATTWQGYSLAAGAILGTVVQQYAFNAGALKNSLPAMTVTEPIVAFALGYAVLGEQFQVAGSNWLWMALALVAMILSTFALSRRGVGSA; this is encoded by the coding sequence ATGTACAGCACTCTTCTTGCTATGGGCTTCGCTCTGGCCTCGGCGCTCACTATCGCCTGGGGCACAGTGGTGCGCCATCGTATCGCAGAAGAGGCCCCTGCCGAAGGCTCCCCCTTTCTACAAGCTATTCGACGCCCCGCGTGGTGGCTGGGTATTTTTACAGCGTTGTCGGGCTACGGACTACAAATTGCGGCCTTAGGGTTTGGCACATTATTAGTGGTACAGCCAATCCTCGTGTTGTCCCTGATGTTTACGCTTCCCCTTTCCGCGCATTACGACGGCCGACGCATGGCATTCGACGAAATAACCTGGGCGGGACTACTCACAGTGTCTGTTGCGGTGCTTGTACTTTTAGGAAATCCTTCCGCAGGCGACCCACAGCCACCCCTGGGCCACTGGCTTCCCGCGCTGGGGATAGGTTTCCTCGTCCTTTTTGCTTTAGAGCGCTACGCCCAAAAGCAGATTAGAAATGAAAAGGCCCTGCTTTTAGGCATAGTCACCGGTGGCATCTATGGCTATGTCGCCGTCTTGTCTAAGGCCACCGTAGATGTTCTCACCCATGGAGGCTTCTTTGCTCTTGCCACCACATGGCAAGGATATTCTCTTGCGGCCGGCGCAATCTTAGGGACCGTTGTGCAGCAGTATGCCTTTAACGCCGGTGCACTGAAAAATTCACTGCCAGCCATGACGGTTACGGAACCCATCGTCGCTTTCGCGCTGGGCTATGCCGTGCTGGGCGAGCAATTCCAGGTAGCAGGGTCTAACTGGCTATGGATGGCGCTGGCTTTAGTAGCCATGATTTTGTCTACGTTTGCGCTATCACGACGCGGCGTTGGCAGTGCATAG
- a CDS encoding aspartate kinase: protein MALVVQKYGGSSLESAERIRRVAERIVATKKQGNDVVVVCSAMGDTTDELLDLAAQVNPVPPAREMDMLLTAGERISNALVAMAIESFGAKAQSFTGSQAGVITTERHGNARIVDVTPGRVREALNEGKICLVAGFQGVNRESKDVTTLGRGGSDTTAVALAAALNADVCEIYSDVDGVYTADPRIVSNACKLDQLCFEEMLELAANGSKILVLRSVEYARAFGVPLRVRSSYSNDPGTLVAGSMEDIPVEEAVLSGVATDNSEAKITVLGIPDSPGAASVVFRALADAEINIDTVLQNISSLEDNRTDITFTCPRADGPHAMELLHNLQSKNDWQNVLYDDQIGKVSLVGAGMKSHPGVTAEFCEALRDQGINIELITTSEIRISVLIRETDLPAAARALHEKFELGGDEEARVYAGTGR from the coding sequence GTGGCACTTGTCGTCCAAAAATATGGCGGTTCTTCGCTGGAAAGCGCGGAAAGAATTCGTCGCGTCGCCGAGCGGATTGTGGCCACTAAAAAGCAAGGCAACGACGTTGTAGTGGTGTGCTCCGCGATGGGGGATACTACCGACGAGCTGCTTGACCTTGCGGCTCAGGTAAACCCGGTGCCGCCCGCGCGTGAGATGGATATGTTGCTTACCGCAGGGGAGCGCATCTCTAACGCACTTGTGGCCATGGCTATCGAGTCATTTGGCGCAAAAGCTCAGTCATTCACAGGCTCGCAAGCGGGTGTAATCACCACAGAACGCCACGGTAATGCCCGTATCGTGGACGTTACTCCGGGGCGAGTACGTGAAGCTCTGAATGAAGGCAAAATTTGTCTTGTTGCGGGCTTCCAGGGCGTAAACCGCGAGTCTAAGGACGTGACCACTTTGGGCCGTGGTGGTTCGGACACCACGGCGGTTGCCCTGGCTGCAGCGCTTAATGCTGACGTATGTGAGATCTATTCAGACGTGGACGGCGTTTATACTGCTGACCCCCGTATTGTTAGCAATGCATGCAAGTTGGATCAGCTCTGCTTTGAGGAGATGCTGGAGCTTGCAGCTAATGGCTCAAAAATTCTTGTTCTGCGCAGCGTAGAGTATGCCCGTGCGTTTGGTGTACCTTTGCGCGTTCGTTCGTCGTATAGCAATGACCCCGGAACTCTCGTTGCCGGATCAATGGAGGATATCCCTGTGGAAGAAGCAGTACTTTCTGGCGTAGCAACTGACAACTCCGAGGCTAAGATCACGGTCCTGGGCATCCCCGATTCTCCAGGGGCTGCCTCTGTGGTATTCCGTGCCCTTGCAGACGCCGAGATCAACATTGATACAGTCCTGCAAAACATCTCTTCCCTGGAAGATAACCGCACGGATATTACTTTCACCTGCCCGCGTGCCGACGGCCCCCACGCCATGGAATTGCTGCACAATTTGCAGTCGAAGAACGACTGGCAGAACGTGCTTTACGACGATCAAATAGGCAAAGTTTCACTCGTCGGCGCCGGTATGAAATCGCACCCAGGCGTTACTGCAGAATTCTGCGAGGCTCTCCGCGACCAGGGGATCAATATTGAATTGATTACTACCTCTGAGATCCGTATCTCTGTGCTGATCCGTGAAACTGATTTGCCCGCTGCTGCACGAGCGCTCCATGAAAAGTTTGAACTTGGTGGAGATGAAGAGGCTCGGGTGTACGCGGGGACGGGGCGTTAA
- a CDS encoding DUF5979 domain-containing protein — protein MLITCLNRMNPSIRKVFRCLVKNKVESKNVQLALRERSLIRILIALVMVGVVCAGLMVSPSVPSADAAECKGEISNIQWKDTTHIKDGVFVGSYGDGADIQFDWKVDPGAKSGDQFTLKLPNELMRLGIKDLTLTAPTGEEVAKGTWDATTKTWTFTLTDYANTHGDISGTAFFTVQWDRRHTTANTTYPLNISGCRGNGILNGKTPEEGIGGVGQVSGKVGGYDSRTDTVRWNIYVGTATDSDVYSPVVIKDIGNPQLLVRCSDVKVKDRTPFPHTAIRDTPLDSSKWTCEESNGGVIVRLVPDQHGRYLMRGQSLLIELETAITDDTSRIITNKATIENAPDGTKEVVAEVDRGDAGGVGQGFQGNVKIEKEAVGDTAPDKSHKFEFDYTCGNTKQPISVASGETSNTFTQKSSSTCTITEKNVPEGVKVKFEVIDEGTGKPAYTVPTNNGITVKFNRNSSTTLKIKATNTYPDKPKVKNGKFVIKKTTNGLDAGEKDKVFKFNYTCKAPGADAVSEKKIADVTVGQTWESGEYPEGTTCAIEEDLESAKVSDYTLTSEQPKGNVTIKADGGEGSPVEFAATNSYSKDLGGFSIQKKIEADPEALPLLKDQEFGFKYTCGADSGEFKLKNGESKKVEGIAVGTKCTVEESDAKVPNGFTWSGKIEGTNLDPNDFTIEKDKSLTFTAVNTYQQKQGGFTLSKNVTGDATNLEELQAKTYTFNYTCTAPTGVVFTDKVEVTEGTPKSINNIPAGSTCKVTEVAAPAKDTEWTVELSVNEKAVAGDTAEFVVPAEDEPSVSILAKNNYRQHKGTFTIEKIVKASEGIVTPNEFVFKWQCGDAEGSETVQVANGKGKVKIDRGFPVGTSCSVEELDANVKGATLATEWKNQKFTITQDNQDVMVSAENIYAHADSKVKIVKKLDGPAKDKAKDKTFTFDYSCVLNNETIKGTVNITGEGEAEIPESFPAGTKCTITEKDAHIRGTSWTHRIADDGQITIKNPSNVYEVTAVNAYSKPDFPWFIPLVPIVIIPIIPIFPHPTPAPQPPQKPSDQQPAPKTPEEKPQKEKKVLARTGANVWMFIVIAALLVLLGVFLRRRGNKQ, from the coding sequence GTGTTGATCACTTGCCTCAATCGTATGAACCCCTCGATCAGGAAAGTCTTTAGGTGTCTGGTGAAAAATAAGGTAGAGAGTAAAAACGTGCAACTCGCGCTGCGTGAGAGATCCTTGATACGCATACTGATCGCTTTGGTGATGGTCGGCGTTGTCTGTGCAGGGCTGATGGTTTCTCCGAGTGTTCCTTCTGCTGATGCGGCGGAATGTAAGGGTGAAATTAGTAATATCCAGTGGAAAGATACTACTCACATCAAAGATGGAGTGTTTGTTGGCTCTTATGGCGATGGAGCAGATATCCAGTTTGATTGGAAAGTAGATCCGGGGGCGAAATCTGGCGATCAATTTACCCTAAAACTTCCAAATGAGCTCATGCGTTTGGGTATTAAAGATCTGACTCTTACAGCGCCTACTGGGGAAGAAGTGGCTAAGGGAACGTGGGATGCGACCACCAAGACCTGGACATTTACTCTTACTGACTATGCAAACACCCACGGTGATATTTCCGGTACTGCGTTTTTTACTGTTCAGTGGGACAGGAGACATACTACTGCGAATACTACGTATCCTCTAAACATTTCAGGGTGCCGGGGAAACGGCATTCTGAATGGAAAGACTCCTGAAGAAGGTATCGGTGGAGTTGGACAGGTATCGGGCAAGGTTGGCGGCTATGATTCCAGAACGGATACCGTACGTTGGAACATATATGTAGGCACTGCCACAGACTCAGATGTTTATAGCCCGGTAGTGATCAAGGATATTGGGAACCCGCAGCTACTAGTTCGGTGTTCCGATGTAAAGGTTAAAGACCGTACCCCTTTCCCTCATACCGCTATCAGGGATACCCCGCTCGACTCCAGTAAATGGACGTGCGAAGAATCAAATGGTGGTGTGATCGTACGGCTAGTTCCTGATCAGCACGGTCGATATTTGATGCGTGGTCAGTCGCTACTGATCGAACTTGAGACAGCCATCACCGACGATACATCTCGGATCATTACAAATAAGGCAACCATTGAAAATGCTCCCGATGGCACCAAAGAAGTAGTGGCTGAGGTGGATCGCGGCGATGCAGGCGGCGTTGGTCAAGGTTTCCAAGGCAATGTCAAGATCGAAAAAGAGGCAGTGGGTGACACTGCTCCTGATAAAAGTCACAAGTTTGAATTTGATTACACGTGTGGCAATACAAAGCAGCCCATCTCGGTTGCTTCAGGTGAAACCTCAAATACCTTCACTCAGAAGTCTTCCTCTACATGCACTATCACGGAAAAGAATGTCCCCGAGGGCGTTAAGGTTAAATTTGAGGTGATCGATGAAGGCACAGGAAAGCCGGCTTACACTGTTCCTACCAACAACGGCATAACGGTGAAGTTCAATAGGAACAGCTCCACCACCCTCAAGATAAAAGCCACAAACACTTACCCTGATAAGCCAAAAGTAAAGAATGGCAAGTTTGTTATCAAGAAGACTACAAACGGCCTTGACGCTGGCGAAAAAGACAAGGTTTTCAAGTTTAATTACACCTGCAAGGCCCCCGGCGCGGACGCAGTTTCTGAGAAAAAAATCGCAGATGTAACTGTTGGGCAGACCTGGGAATCTGGGGAATATCCTGAGGGGACAACGTGTGCAATCGAGGAAGACCTTGAAAGTGCAAAGGTATCCGATTATACCCTAACCTCTGAACAGCCTAAGGGTAATGTCACCATCAAGGCTGATGGTGGGGAAGGCTCCCCGGTAGAATTTGCCGCAACCAACTCTTATAGCAAGGACCTTGGCGGTTTCTCTATTCAGAAAAAGATAGAGGCCGACCCAGAAGCATTGCCACTACTCAAAGACCAAGAATTCGGTTTTAAGTACACCTGTGGTGCGGACAGCGGCGAGTTCAAGCTCAAGAACGGTGAGTCGAAGAAGGTCGAGGGCATTGCTGTTGGTACAAAGTGCACCGTCGAAGAGTCGGATGCCAAGGTGCCCAACGGCTTTACGTGGAGTGGAAAGATTGAGGGAACAAACCTTGATCCGAATGACTTCACAATTGAAAAGGATAAGAGCCTAACCTTTACTGCAGTCAATACTTATCAGCAGAAGCAAGGTGGCTTCACGCTGTCCAAGAACGTGACTGGTGACGCCACCAATTTGGAAGAGCTGCAAGCGAAAACCTACACGTTTAATTACACTTGCACTGCTCCCACGGGTGTCGTCTTCACGGATAAAGTAGAGGTCACCGAGGGAACCCCGAAGTCGATCAACAATATTCCGGCGGGATCTACCTGTAAGGTCACGGAAGTTGCTGCTCCCGCTAAAGACACCGAATGGACTGTAGAGCTAAGCGTCAATGAAAAAGCTGTAGCAGGCGACACCGCGGAGTTTGTGGTTCCTGCGGAAGATGAGCCGTCGGTAAGCATTCTTGCAAAGAACAACTACCGCCAGCACAAGGGAACCTTCACCATTGAAAAGATCGTGAAAGCCTCAGAAGGTATCGTCACACCCAATGAATTTGTATTCAAGTGGCAGTGCGGTGATGCTGAAGGTTCTGAGACCGTCCAGGTTGCCAACGGCAAGGGCAAGGTAAAAATTGATCGTGGGTTCCCAGTAGGAACTAGCTGCTCAGTGGAAGAATTGGATGCCAATGTAAAAGGGGCAACGCTTGCCACCGAGTGGAAGAACCAAAAGTTCACCATCACCCAAGACAATCAAGACGTGATGGTTTCTGCGGAAAACATCTATGCTCATGCAGATAGCAAGGTCAAGATTGTAAAGAAGCTGGATGGCCCCGCTAAGGATAAGGCAAAAGATAAGACCTTTACCTTTGATTACAGCTGTGTTCTTAACAATGAGACTATTAAGGGCACCGTGAACATCACTGGCGAGGGTGAGGCTGAGATTCCCGAGTCGTTCCCAGCTGGCACTAAGTGCACGATTACTGAGAAGGACGCGCATATCCGCGGAACTTCCTGGACTCACCGGATTGCTGATGATGGTCAGATCACCATCAAGAATCCCTCGAATGTGTACGAGGTAACCGCAGTCAATGCGTACTCCAAACCTGATTTCCCGTGGTTCATCCCGCTGGTCCCCATCGTGATCATTCCGATCATTCCGATATTCCCGCACCCGACTCCTGCACCTCAACCTCCGCAGAAGCCGTCGGATCAGCAGCCGGCTCCTAAGACACCTGAGGAAAAACCGCAGAAGGAGAAGAAGGTTCTGGCACGCACTGGTGCTAACGTGTGGATGTTTATTGTTATTGCTGCACTGCTCGTGCTGTTGGGAGTATTCCTCCGTAGGCGCGGTAACAAGCAATAA
- a CDS encoding aspartate-semialdehyde dehydrogenase, whose amino-acid sequence MTTVAVVGATGQVGRVMRSILEERKFPADKVRFFASARSAGTTLQFNGEDIEVEDLAAQTEDSLKGIDVALFSAGGSTSKQYAPLFAAAGATVVDNSSAWRKDPDVPLIVSEVNPEDKNNLVKGIIANPNCTTMAIMPVLKALHDVASVTKMHVASYQAVSGSGLAGVETLAKQTAEIGDRCVELVHDGSVEAPEELGPYVAPIAYNALPFAGNLVEDGLNETDEEQKLRNESRKILGLPELKVAGTCVRIPVFTGHTMVVHAEFEKAITPDQARAVLADAPGVEVVDVPTPLAAAGRDDSLVGRIRQDQTVDNNKGLVFVVSGDNLRKGAALNAIQIAELLV is encoded by the coding sequence ATGACTACTGTCGCCGTCGTGGGTGCAACGGGCCAGGTTGGCCGGGTAATGCGTTCGATCCTCGAGGAGCGAAAGTTCCCTGCAGATAAGGTGCGTTTTTTCGCCTCTGCGCGTTCTGCTGGAACTACGCTGCAGTTTAACGGTGAGGACATCGAGGTGGAAGACCTCGCAGCTCAGACTGAAGATTCTCTCAAAGGCATTGATGTTGCGCTGTTCTCTGCCGGTGGCAGCACCTCTAAGCAGTACGCTCCCTTGTTTGCGGCCGCCGGTGCCACTGTGGTGGATAACTCTTCCGCATGGCGCAAGGATCCCGATGTGCCGTTGATCGTCTCTGAGGTTAATCCCGAGGATAAAAACAACCTGGTCAAGGGCATTATTGCTAATCCTAACTGCACCACCATGGCAATCATGCCGGTGCTCAAGGCTTTGCACGATGTTGCCTCGGTGACCAAGATGCACGTTGCTTCCTATCAGGCGGTTTCTGGTTCGGGGCTTGCCGGTGTGGAGACGCTGGCCAAGCAGACCGCGGAGATCGGTGATCGTTGCGTGGAATTGGTTCACGATGGTTCCGTGGAGGCACCAGAAGAGCTCGGCCCTTACGTTGCGCCGATTGCGTATAACGCGCTTCCTTTTGCCGGCAACTTGGTTGAAGACGGCTTGAATGAGACGGATGAAGAGCAGAAGCTGCGCAATGAGTCGCGCAAGATCCTTGGACTTCCCGAGCTTAAAGTGGCAGGTACGTGCGTGCGTATCCCAGTGTTCACTGGACACACAATGGTGGTGCATGCGGAATTTGAAAAAGCTATTACGCCTGATCAGGCACGGGCAGTGCTTGCCGACGCCCCCGGCGTAGAAGTAGTAGACGTTCCTACTCCGCTTGCGGCTGCTGGTCGTGATGATTCTTTGGTTGGCCGTATCCGTCAGGATCAAACGGTTGATAACAATAAAGGCCTGGTGTTCGTGGTTTCTGGCGATAACCTGCGTAAAGGCGCAGCGCTGAATGCTATTCAGATCGCGGAGCTGCTTGTGTAA
- a CDS encoding RNA polymerase sigma factor → MKNSERDDRVTQLALAAGRGDKTALTEFIRETQNDVWRLLAHLGGSEIADDLTQETYLRVMGALPRFAARSSARTWLLSLARRVWVDNIRHDMARPRKSSAEVEDLDPAVLSTNGETTWSDWIDVRLLIDALPTERREALILTQVLGYSYEEAAKIANVRIGTIRSRVARARADVIAAAGRPNAASA, encoded by the coding sequence ATGAAGAACTCGGAACGCGATGATCGCGTCACCCAACTGGCACTCGCTGCCGGCCGCGGCGACAAAACCGCGCTCACCGAGTTCATCCGAGAGACCCAAAATGACGTCTGGCGCCTGCTCGCCCACCTAGGGGGCAGCGAAATCGCCGACGATCTCACCCAAGAGACCTACCTCCGCGTCATGGGCGCCCTACCCCGCTTTGCGGCACGCTCATCGGCAAGAACATGGTTACTCTCACTCGCACGCCGCGTATGGGTAGACAATATCCGTCATGACATGGCCCGCCCCCGCAAATCCTCCGCAGAAGTAGAGGACCTTGACCCCGCCGTGCTCTCCACCAATGGCGAAACCACCTGGTCCGACTGGATTGACGTCCGTTTGCTTATCGACGCCCTCCCTACCGAGCGTCGTGAAGCCCTCATTCTGACGCAAGTGCTCGGTTACTCCTACGAGGAAGCAGCAAAAATCGCCAACGTCCGCATCGGCACCATTCGCTCCCGCGTAGCTCGCGCGCGTGCCGACGTGATCGCAGCAGCCGGGCGCCCCAATGCAGCTAGCGCCTAA